TGAGCAATATTGCCTCAATTTTTAGGATCTTCACATTTTCCTAGCTACCATATTTGCATCGATTTGCTTTCTTGAAGTAGTCCAATTCCATCAATGTTGAAATTGTAAGCTCGACTCCTTAAGATCCTTATCTGTCTACATCAGAATACTATTGTGTTGAatggttgtaaaatagattaTAAGATAGTTACACCTATATGATTATTcataaaatgattttagttGCATCTTAGCAATTGGTTTTGATCCTAAAGTGTAGttcatttattaaatttgtgggaaaataggaaaaaaagagCAAGCAGGGACATATGATGGAGGCCCATTATAGGTAAACTTAAAATCCAACCAAGCATTGTCTATCTTTGTTCCCTACATATCAGTGGCCCAATTCTTCCAGCTCGAATCATGAacctaaaaaattaatagaagaaGGTTCTTATGCGGTGTACAGGCTTGCTCTCCAAATTGCAACTTTCACACACACTGACAGACTCACAATGGAAATTGAGGCTCTGCTGCTTCCAAAGTCAAAAACTCAACATGAGTTTTCCTTTTTTCCAGTAGATAATGTATGTTTTCCTCATTCGTTTACAAAAGTTATTGCAAGCGCTTGTACagtttgttttgtttaaaaccTATTCTTTTCTTCATTCATGTATCGGTTCAAGAGTTGATGGTCGAAGATTTAGTCCTAAGTTCGTGGCATTTAGGTCATTAACGAATAATAGTGGTTTTTTGGTGTTTGGCTCCTGGTGCTTTCTGGTAGGTCATAGTCATAGAAGACTTTCTCAGTCGAAACTGAGTTCTTACTGACTTTCGATACTCTATGTAGTTGGTTGGGAATAGGATGTCTTGAcctttgttcatttttttttctttttttactgaGACTCTTGTTTATTTTGATGCAGTTAGTTTTGAGTTAGAAGAATACGAAGATGGGTATGTAGAGAGCCAACAGAGGGGCCAATTTGTAGGAAGAGAAAAAGTATACAGGATTAGTACACAAATGTGtaacaaaggaaaaaagagaaatgaaaaggaagaaaggaaaCAGTCAGTTTTGtatgtagaatttttttaacaaacaatTGAGTTTCCTCTGTGGCTGTCGATATTTTGTTTCCTATTCTTCTATCGTTGTTGtttctcttctcttcatctATATCAACCTTTCCACTCATTGCAGTTGGTGACTTTATCTTCAGCTATTTGCCCCATTGTCCGTTAACAGGTCTAACGTTAAAGTTTAAAGTTGGTTGTTTGAgaatgatgaaaattttgttaagaatataatactaACAAATAAATCTAAAAGATGTCCATGTTTGTTCTCTACATATCAATGACCCAATTCTTCCAACTGAATCCTAATTGAAACTAGAaagttaaatagaaaaatgttatTGTATGGTGTACCGGCTCGCTCTTCCAAATTACAACTTTCATACATTTTGATAGACCCACAATGCAAATTGAGGCTCTGCTACTTCCCAAGCCCAAAACTCAACttggctttttctttttccggTAGATGAAGTTTGTTTTCCTCATTcgtttacaaaattttattgcaAAGGCTTGTATAGTTTGTTTTGTTCAAAAcctcttcttttcctcattcaagTATCGATTCAAGAGCGGCTGGTCGAAGGTCTAGTCATTAGTTTGTGGCATCTGGGTTATCCATGAATAGTAGcaatttttgggttttttgcTGCTCGTCCTTTCTGGTAGGTTGTAGACATAGAAGGTTTTCTTAGCTATTACTAAGTTCTTGGTGACGTTCGATTCTTTGTGTAGTTGATTGTGCATAATACCTTGACCTTGGTCCGTGCCCTTTTTAATAAGACTCGTCTATTTTCATGCACCTAGCTTTGAGTTAGAAGGATACGAAGAACGGTATTTAGAGAGGCTACACTAGAGGGGCCAAATtataggagagaaaaaaaaagaggaaatgaaaaggaagaaagaaaatggtCTATTTTGTATGTGGAATTTTAATAAACATTTGAGCTTCTTCTATGGTTGTCGGTATTTTGTTTCATATTCTTCTATAACTATTGTTTCTATTCTTTTAATCTATATCACCCTTTTCACTCATTCTGCATGGTGACTTTATCTTCGGTTACTTACCACATTGTCTGTTAATGACACTAACGTTAACATTTAAAGCCAACTATTTGAGAGTGACGAAAATTTTGTTACAAATAGAatacaaataaacaaatataaatgctAACCATGAAAATTAGTGGCATAATTCTCCCTGCTTGAATCATAATTGAAACTAAAAACTTAGATAGAAAAAGGTTCTTGTACGGTGTACCGGCTTGCTCTTCAAAATTGCAACTTTCACACACTTTGACAAACTCGCAACAAAATTGAGGCTCCACTGTTTCCAAAGCCAAAAACTGAACTtagattttccttttttctagtTGATAAGGTATGTTTTCCTCCTTCATTTACAGAAGTTATTGCAAACGGTTTTGAAATTCATTTGATTTAAAACCTCTTCTTTTACTCATTCACATATCGTTTCAAGAGCTTCTAGTCGAAGGTCTAGTTATGAGTTCGTGGCATCTAGGTCGTTCATGATTAGTACCAGTTTTTGGGTATTTGGCTCTTAATTCCTTGTCCTTTTTGGTAGGTTGTAGACATAGAAGACTTCCTCTATAGTTATTGAACTCTTGGTGACTTTCTATGTTCTGTGTATTTGATTGACCATAAGATGCCTTGAGCTTGGTCTATGTTTTCTTTAAGAAGACCTCTGTCTGTTTTAATGCACTTAGCTTTGAGTTAGAAGAATACTGAGAATGGTATGTAAAGAGACAACATTAGAGTGGCCAAAATGTATGGGGAGAAAAAAAGTATGTAGGAATAGTACACGtgtaacaaagaaaaaagagagatgaaaagaaagaaagaaggtggTCAGTTTTGTATGTGTAATTTTAACAAACAATTGAGCTTCTTCTATGGCTGTCAgtattttgtttcttatttttctatagctcttgtttcttttctcttcATCAACATCACCCTTTCAGCTTATTGCAGTTGGTGACTTTATCTTCGGCTATTTTCCCCATCGTCCATTAATGGGTCTAACGTTAACGTATAAAACCAATTATTTTAGAGTGATGAAAttttgttaagaatataatacaaataaataaatctaaatgCTGTCCATATTTGTTCCCTACATATCAGTGGCCCAATCTTCTAGCCTGAATCATAATTGATGCTAGGCAAAATAGAAATTCTTCTAAAGGCTTGCTAAGCAACCAAAACTGGGgattgagattgagattgagaaaGATGCAAACAGAGAGAAACTTTGAGATAAACTCGGAGATTAGAATTTATTGATCAAAGTCCAAAATCCATTTCTGAAGTCCATAAAATGGGCTTAAATAGCTAGAGAAGTCTAGGTGACCACACaattaagtaataaaataagtatataGTCAAAACTTGGCCCCACatcagaaataaaaatcatctttcaaaacgaaAAGCAAAATatgacaataaaaaaaaaaaaaaaaaacataaatcatAGCATGGTCATAACGATGTGTGCGTCAAAAAGAACTTTCTGAATTGGGATCATATGCACGATTCTGATACCCATAGTCAAAATTATGGTCAAAATATTGATGGGTGCATAATATTGTATCAATTCCTATGATCTTCACCCTTTTTTGCCATATTTGTGCCGATTTTCCttcttaagttgattttagtTGGATCTTAACTTGGTTTTGATCCAAGGGTGtccttaatttattaaatttgtgGAAATAAAATAGAGTGGGCTGAAGGGCATATGGGCCTTATAGGTAATCTTCAAATCCAATTCAACTATGTCCATGTTTGTTCCTTACATATCAGTAGCCCCATTCTTTCGGCCCAAATAATAATTGAAACTAAAATGTTGAACAAAAATGGGTTCTTGTACGATGTACCAACTCCCTATTCCAAATTGCAACTTCCACACACTCTGACAACTCGCAATGGAAACTGAGGCCTTAATGCTTCACAAGCCAAAAACTCAACTTTGTATTTTCGTTTTATATTTTCCCCATTCATTTACAATTGCGCAATATCGCCTTAATTCATAGGATCTTCACCTTTTCCTTCCATGTCGAGGTAGTCTAGTGCCATCAATGTCGAATATGTCAACTCAGCATCTTTAAATCCGTATCCTCTTACATCAGAGTACTACTTTATTGAATGATTGTAAAATAGGTTATAAGATAGTTACACGAATATGATGAAGGGAAAAAAGAGCGCGTTGAAGAGCATATAATGAAGGTCCATTGTAGGTAAACTTAAAATCCAACCAAATGTTGTCCATGTTTTTTCCTTACATATCAGAGGCCCAATTCTTTTAGCCCAAATCATAATTGAAActaaaaagtcaaataaaagAGATTCTTGTACGGTATGCTGAGACTTGGATGTACCGTACAGTAACTTTTCTATTTGAACacaaatttatttctaaattttaaaaatatttatttaaataaacagtaaaaaCTAACGAAAAATAGTTATAAACAGCGTACAACTGACATGAACGGTAAATAAATAGTGTAAACTGCTAATACATAATTCAGCTCCTTATAAAATAGCAAGATTTacgtactttttaaattttaaaaattaaaaattattttatcttatctcactatctaaatacatatttttttataaatgatttcattctaattcaattaaaattttttattattatttaaaagattttatatCATTTCAATTGAACTATACATCTTAATAAGACTTGAggtctaatttattttaatagatgAGATGGAATTATGAGGTCATGTTTATTTTAATAGTGAGATAAAGATtagttaagataaaaattaaaaattaaataaaatattattaaaaattatttttttaatattattattattttaaattttataaaagttaaattatatatattattttaagtgaaaaattttaaaaaattataacgataaaattaatattaggtttctgttgtaaaataacattgtaaaattgtatgaccaccttgagctagccgtcaaatgcacagtgcatagtgccagcatagtactgcatagtaactggcatagtaaatggccgacatcgcacagtgcgcatagtgtcaacatagtactgcatagtaattgGCATAGTAAATgcccgacatcgcacagtgcatagtgtcagtatagtactgcatagtaaatatgcacagtgccagcatagtactgcatagtaacttgcatagttccctttgtacgcctatatatatcgttgaattctttaagaaattcataagttttataacttctctgagttctatctctctctctctctctctcctttcgatagttttataacacgttatcagcacgagagttctgacgatcttgaagctaattgtcctctacttcaagtaagtctttcaatatatttttttatagttttcaaaatgaatatgaaatattaaacatacttatgttcttgatttatatatgtaaaaaatgtcaaatcttacaaaattggaattcgttgctcttgacatttctgggaaaaattatttatcttggatccttgatgctgagatccatctggatgcaatgaacctgtgagatacaattaaagaaggaaatcaagggtccctgcaggaccgtgctaaggcaatgattttccttcggcaccatcttcatgaagaattaaaaactgagtatctaacggtgaaagatccacttattttgtggaatgatttaagggagagatatgaacaccaaaaaactgtaatcctcccaaaagctcgtcatgattggatgcacctgaggttgcaagacttcaagagtgttagtgagtataactctgcactctttaaaattagctcgctattgaaattatgtggtgaaaaagtcactgatgatgacttgttagagaagacatatactacttttcatgcctcgaatgtgctcctgcagcagcagtatcgagagcgaaagttcaagaaatattctgaacttatatcttgtcttctattagctgagcaaaataatgagcttttattaagaaatcaccagtcacgtcctactggttctatatcattccctgaagtgaatggtactagatttacatcattccaagaagcgaatggtgcatcttttcaaagaaaaagagggcgtggacgtggtaagaaaaactatagaagtggaggtcctagaagtgaccacactaaaagggaaaataatagatatacaccgtaccatcagaagtggttcaactcagaaaagggcaaaggtcctcaaaataaatttgtaaagaaatatgaagatgaatgtcatagatgtggtatgactggacattggtctcgtacctgtcgtacagctaaacacttggttgacttataccaatcttccataaaagaaaaaacaaagaaatttgaaacaaattttgctgaaccatcatatgctttaaattctatagatggagaagatattacaagttttgatgtttctgatttctttgaggattctagtggtagagttgatcatggaagtgttcctttttaattaatgtatttcctttatattattgtaaaatatttttattctgtaatgttttttttagtaatgaaagttttatatattttgtagaatcatgagtcttattgatgaactttctatctccgagatgaataataaagatgtatgtctggctgacagtgctacaactcacacaattcttaaggataaaaaatattttcaaaatctaacattgagtaaagcctatgttcataccatctccggttcatcgaatctaattgaaggctccggaagagcttatattgtgttgcctaatggcaccaaattttgcattgatgatgctctattttcttcacaatccagaagaaatttattaagttttaaagatatacgtcgtaatggttgtcatattgaaaccattaacgaagacgataaagagcatcttctcattactaaaataatttcgagccagaagctcgtattagaaaaactgtctgccctctcatctggattgtattatacaaaaatgagaacaattgaatcacatgttgtaatgcaccagaagtgcattgatcccaaaatatttatgacttggcatgatcgccttggacatccgggatcaataatgatgagacgaataattgataattcgtatgggcatccctaaagaatcagaagattatcttacccaatgaatatccatgctctgcatgttctcaaggtaaattgattatcaaaccatctatctcaaaggttggttttgaatctccatcttttttacaaaggattcatggagatatatgtgggcctattcaaccatcaagtggaccgttcagatattttatggttttaattgatgcatcaagtcaatggtcacatgtttgtttactttccactagaaatgctgcatttgctaaacttcttgcacaaataattaagctacgagcacaattccctgactatccaattaaaactattcgattggataatgcaggagaatttacatctcaagcttttgataattattgcatgtcaataggaatagatgttgaacatccagttgcccacacacatactcaaaatggtttagctgaatcattgattaaaaggtttcagctaatcgctagacctttactcatgaaatcaaatctttctatttctgcttggggacatgctataattcatgcagcatcattaattcaagttagaccatcagcatatcacaaatattcaccattacagtttgcatttggtcagcaaccaaatatttctcatcttcgtacttttggatgtactgtatatgttccaattgcacctccacaacgtacaaagatgggcctcaacgtagacttgggatatatgttgggtttgattctccatctattatcagataccttgagcctcttacaaggatatgtttaaggcacgttttgaggattgtcattttgacgaatccatttttccaacaatgggtaatgagaagtcggtgcctgaagcacgacaaacattgtgtaatgagaagtcggtgcctgaagcacgacaagaaattacttgggaaaataaagctctttcccaatttgatcatcgtacaaaagaatgtaatctagaggttcaaaagattattcatttgcaaagtgttgcaaaccaattaccggatgcatttactgacactaaaggtgtggtaaaatcatatattcctgctgttaatgttccagcaaggattgcagtccctgaaggacaagttgccaaaatagcaataggcgagtctaagatacgcctgaagcgtggacggcctattggtgctaaggacaaaattcctcgaaagaggaaaatacaaaatgaatttggtactcctgaagagtccataccaacacaggccataagagtaattgatgctcatgaagagagtaaatctcctgagaaagaacctcctgaagaggtatttcatgaaatgtcttcccttgaagagggacaggtacctgaaaataacgagatctcgatacatttcatgaatacaggagaaattttgaatagaaataaaactgttgtcgacaacatattctcatataaaatggctcttgacattatcagaagtaatgaagaaattgagccaagaactgtcgaagaatgtcgacgtagagatgactggccaaaatggaaatcagctattgaagctgaattaaactcgctagcaaagcgagaggtctttgaaccaattatacaaacaccaaagggtgtaatacccgttggatataaatgggtatttatacgtaaacgtaatgaaagtaatgaaattgtgcgatataaagcacgacttgttgcacaaggtttcctgcagaaaccggggattgattatgaggaaacatactctcctgttatggatgcaatcacattcagatatttgattagtttggcagttataaaaagattggatatgcagttgatggatgtggtcaccgcatatttatatggatcattagatcatgacatatatatgaaaatccctgaaggatataaaatgcctgaagcttctaatctgagtacatccagaagtatgtattctattaagcttcaaagatctttatatgggttaaaacaatccggacgcatgtggtataaacgtcttagtgaatatctattgaaagaaggatttgagaataatccaatatgcccatgtgtttttattaagaaatcagactccggatttgttattattgcggtttatgttgatgatctaaatcttgttggaactcctgaagagatcagaagaactgctacatatttaaagaatgaatttgaaatgaaagatcttggcaaaacgaaattttgtctcggcctgcagctcgagcatttgccaaatggaattctcattcatcaatcaaattatacagagaaagtcttgaaacacttttacatggacaaagctcatcccctgagtactccaatggttgttcgatcacttgatgtgcagaaggatccatttcgtccttgtgaagacaatgaagaaattcttggttctgaaataccttatctcagtgcaattggagccctaatgtatcttgcaaattgcactcggcctgatattgcattttcagttaatttacttgcaagatatagttccgcaccaactcgaagacattggaatgacattaaacatatccttcgataccttcgaggtacggttgatatgggattattttatcaatattgttcaagtccacaattagttgaatatgcagatgcaggttatctttcagatccacacagaggtagatctcagactggatatgtatttacttatggaaattctgctatatcatggagatctgtcaaacaaacactatctgctacatcttcaaatcactcagagatcattgcaattcatgaaacaagtcgagaatgcatttggctaagatcaatgatccaacatattcaagaaaagtgtggtcttccagtgattaatgatagtccaacaactttatacgaagataatgctgcttgtattgctcaaattagaggaggatatatcaaatgtgatagaaccaaacatatttcacctaaattcttttatactcatgaacttcaagaaaaaggtgaaattaaagtcaagcagatacgatgaAGTGATAATCTGACAGATTTATTCataaaagcattaccaactgcaacatttaagaagattgtgcagaacattggaatgcggagacttgaagaccttttatcatgcacttttcagggggagtaacgtcttgaagacttatgctgattgtactctttttctttcgctaaggttttatcccactgggttttccttcgcaaggttttaatgaggcaatcttaaagcattttacggtacacatgaatattgtactctttttccttcgccattggttttttcccacagggtttttccttggcaaggttttaacgaggcatattcattatatgtggtcatccaaagggggagtgttgtaaaattacattgtaaaattgtatgaccaccttgagctagccgtcaaatgcacagtgcatagtgccagcatagtactgcatagtaactggcatagtaaatggccgacatcgcatagtgcatagtgtcagcatagtactgcatagtaaatatgcacagtaccagcatagtactgcatagtaacttgcatagttccctttgtacgcctatatatatcgttgaattctttaagaaattcataagtttcataacttctctgagttctatctctctctcctttcgatagttttataacagcTTCAGATTTTCTTTTGCCTTTCTCCCTTTCTTCCCACAGTCACCTCTGCGCAGCACCCCCGCTGCCCTCCGTACTAGGCCGCGGGCGGTAAGTACTTCGCCCCCACTGCGTGACTTTTTTCTCTCGCCACCTATATTTTCCCCGTCGCCGATTGCAACACCACCCCAAGCCGGTAAGTCCTCCACCCGTATCTCTCTTGCGTTCATTCTCTCTCCGCACCGCCTCGTGGCTGCGGCCCCCCTCACACGCCGGTGCTTCTCCTCGCATGTTAGGTTTTGGCTTGTCTCCCCCCGTCCGTCTCTCGCTTTATCTCACTTGGTCTTACTCTCTTTCCCTCCGTGAGTAGGCCACCCCACCCCACGCCGTCCCATTCATCCGCCGTCGCCGCTTTGCCTCGccggcatctctctctctctctctctctctctctctctccccgatttCTCTTGCTCTGATTTCGTGCTCCCTCTTTCTCTCCGTTTTCTCTGTTTAGTTTCTCTCACCCCGTAAAATCCCCTCTcggtttctctcttctctctctccatttctctctcatttcgtTCTCTCTGTTGTAGGATAAACCGTTTGACCAGTGGAGGCCACCGGAGCTAGCAGCACCGCGTCATCTCGCCAAGTGCTTCAGACCACCACGAACCATCTCTAGGCGGCGTCGCGTCGCTCTTGAATTCGTCTGAATACTGCTCTGAGATTGGGTAAGATACTTGAGCTTTAACCCCGTAACCACATCTTAATTTTGATTGGTGCCAACTCGAAATTTGGGTTATCGCTGTTTGTATATTGGAATTTGTAGATTTAGTGATTTCATGTTGGTTGATATTGGAGGGACTCTATTTGTAATGTCATGGACAGAGGAGGGGAAGGACGTATAATTGTGGTTTGGTGGTTGGATGCGTCGGAAATACGTTTGTGATGTATCAGACCATATTGTCGATTGAGTTGATTCCCTATATCATTGCTTGGTTAAGCTATTTCCATTTTGTTTTCTCACTTTGGCATTTCAAAAGTTCCATTGTTTTATTAACAGGTTGGAACTACCTATAAATCAGAAGTTTGGGAAAGGATTTATCTTCTAAGCATGTTTTGTTTGTGGGTTGAAGTTGCTTGATGTTGGAGAAGAGCAGGAACATGATGATTGCCTGTGGTGTAAATTCATTTTGTTGCCGGTTCTCCTCATTAGGAATAAGTCAGGTGAATAGTTGGGTTCCAAAGTTATTTGATTTTGTCTTGCCTATTTATTTTCCATGCTTAATCATCTAGATTTCTTTCGTGGCCTCATTAGGTTGAGAAAGCCGAGGTGGAGCTGTTGCTGAGGTCCAGACTCTCAAATTGCACGATTTCCTTCCTTCAAAATGCAACAAGGTCTACCATCTTCACTGCAAAGGCAAGCAAGAACATTTAAgttcatctttttaattttccctAAGATTTGGGTTTGTTTGAATTAGTGatcatttatttgtttgtttgcattTCAAATTTCCCCTTTAACATGTAGGCGCTGAAAGTTCCCCATGTCAAATGCTCACTCAATCATGGTGGAGAACTGCTAACTAATTCCAAAGCTGTTGGGAAGTATGCAActtctcttttttcattttcaggaACAGTTCTTCTGTCAATATCTAATATAGCAGTTCCCCAAATTTTTTCAGCTATTTTCTTTGTTGTGTGGATGTTTGGTTGTGCTTTACCTCTTAATGAAATGTCAGTCTAGTTCTTTGGTGGATGGTCGTGACAGctattattattttccatattttcacAATTACTTTGGATTTCTTCCTTGGAATATAGGAAAACAATAAAGGTTGGAAAGAGAGAGCACCACTTGTGGAGGAAAAGAGATTGGGCTGCGTCTGGGCAGAAGGCTCTTGGTCTTGTTAGAACTGTATGTTAATTGATCATTTCCTGGTGTTTCCCATTGCAGttttttgtctttcatttttttttttttttggtaaaccttaggattttttatttttatttttgtaaaccTTAGGAACACATACTGTTAAGTTTTAAAGCACTATTCTGAAGAATCTTCAAGTATTTGAAGTAGAAATAAAGGTGCTAGATTCTCTctgtaatttctttaatttgtcatattttcattttgatattgAAGCTTTATGGACTTCCCAAAGAGAAAGAAGCTGTTTATGGAGCATTAGATAAATGGATTGCGTGGGAGACAGAATTCCCACTGGTTGCAGCAGCTAAGGCTTTACGAATCTTGAGGAAGAGGAATCAATGGAAGCTAGTAATTCAAGTATCATACTTGTGCTCTTTGTTCTTTCTACCTTATTGTGGGTTATCCATGATTGCATGCTGCAACCTGTATGAACTCTGTTCCACAACACAATTTTAGATGAATGAGATTCCATCAGTTGAATGTGCCAGTCACTGAAATTGATTTTATGATATATATGGTGTAAGATTTACTAAGTTGTACATTTTAGACTGGCTCAATGTGAGACCTCAATGAGCCTGACTCCTGGAGTCATCTTAGTTTGTGTACAACCATAAATAGCAGACCTCATTGATGGCAAAAATTAGGCTTGCTTGATGTCGTAACATGCCAGGATGGCctgaacttcttcttcttcttcttcttcttctctctctctctctctctctctctctctctctcttctgttTAGTCTTTGGTAAACTAAATTTTATTAGG
This sequence is a window from Carya illinoinensis cultivar Pawnee chromosome 9, C.illinoinensisPawnee_v1, whole genome shotgun sequence. Protein-coding genes within it:
- the LOC122275404 gene encoding pentatricopeptide repeat-containing protein At4g18975, chloroplastic, whose product is MLEKSRNMMIACGVNSFCCRFSSLGISQVEKAEVELLLRSRLSNCTISFLQNATRSTIFTAKALKVPHVKCSLNHGGELLTNSKAVGKKTIKVGKREHHLWRKRDWAASGQKALGLVRTLYGLPKEKEAVYGALDKWIAWETEFPLVAAAKALRILRKRNQWKLVIQLAKWMLSKGQGATMGTYDTLLLAFDMDQRVDEAESLWNMILHVHTRSISKRLFSRMISLYDHHSMQDKIIEIFADMEELSVTPDQDTVRRVAHAFQKLGQEDKKKLVLKRYKSKWKYIHFKGERVRVRTDVWDEDEA